The Arsenophonus apicola genomic interval AATTGCCTTGCCTGTTTGCGGATGGAGACCTTCTCTTGCCGCTCGAGTCTTAACCTGAAAACTCCCAAAGCCAACGAGCTGTACGCTGTTACCCGATTTTAAAGACTCGGTGATGACTTCAATGAAAGCATTAAGCGCTTTCTCTGAATCTTTTTTGGTCAAATCGGCTTTTGCAGCAATTTGGTTGATGAGTTCTGTTTTATTCATGTTGCACCTAAATGAATAGATTACGTTAATCCTAGTTATGCTAGCGGTAGTGACACTGTTGTGCAATGGTTGACTGTTAATTAACTTAAAAATCTATTTAAAAAATTAATCCCAAACGCTCGCCGCAGCCAAGTGACCGAGCAACGCGAGTGAACGGGCGAGGAAGCGGAATTTCACCTTAACGTGCAAAGAAATCATGCCACCATTTGGTTAAATAATCATCAAATGAAAATATCTAAGGCCAATGAATATCTTGTAGTGGTTATACCACTTTCGTCAGAAAAGTTATCCACAGAGAATGGGGAAAAATTTCCGGTTAAATATAGTTATGTATAAGTTAAATAAGTTAAAGGGAGAAAATCTAAAGCAAGAATTTGTTTTTTTTAATAATTTAACCTTAGTTGGTTTTTAAATTACGATAGTTGGTTTTTAAATTACGATAGTTGGTTTTTAAATTACGATAGTTGGTTTTTAAATTACGCTTCATGAAATAACTTATTAACAGGTGAATTTTTTATTT includes:
- a CDS encoding HU family DNA-binding protein, giving the protein MNKTELINQIAAKADLTKKDSEKALNAFIEVITESLKSGNSVQLVGFGSFQVKTRAAREGLHPQTGKAIKIAASNIPSFKAGQKLKDAVK